In Microvenator marinus, one genomic interval encodes:
- a CDS encoding RCC1 domain-containing protein: protein MQLVRGSWHTCALYTNLEVVCVPDSPGLFDAVPQKMPELKGATHLTNHGRVTCGHFEDGSKKCLSANYRPYEGREIRLFEEQPDLPPDRWGTHGCALAKDGRVTCWQAPNPYLGPWCGLSENPTPVPVRNAIQLVMGANHACALIDDGRVKCWGENDSGQIGDGLGPDSECSPSTVQGLDKVVRLQASDNHKCAFQENGQVQCWGEHAWLYLHPDEIVELPLD from the coding sequence GTGCAGTTGGTACGCGGGAGTTGGCATACCTGCGCGTTGTATACAAACCTTGAAGTCGTGTGCGTGCCGGATAGCCCAGGCCTCTTTGACGCTGTTCCGCAAAAGATGCCGGAGCTCAAAGGCGCGACACATCTGACCAACCACGGACGAGTCACGTGTGGGCATTTTGAGGACGGTAGCAAGAAGTGTTTGTCAGCCAACTACAGACCGTACGAAGGCAGGGAAATCCGACTTTTTGAAGAGCAGCCAGATTTGCCCCCCGATCGATGGGGCACACATGGGTGCGCCCTTGCGAAGGACGGGAGAGTCACGTGTTGGCAGGCACCGAATCCCTATCTTGGCCCATGGTGCGGCTTGAGCGAAAACCCGACGCCTGTTCCCGTTCGCAATGCTATCCAGCTGGTGATGGGCGCGAATCATGCCTGCGCGCTAATCGATGACGGCAGAGTAAAGTGTTGGGGAGAAAATGATTCTGGGCAGATTGGAGATGGCCTCGGGCCGGATTCCGAGTGTTCGCCATCTACTGTGCAAGGCTTGGACAAGGTTGTCCGCCTGCAGGCATCAGACAATCATAAGTGCGCATTTCAAGAAAATGGCCAGGTCCAATGCTGGGGTGAACACGCTTGGCTATATCTGCACCCTGACGAAATCGTGGAGTTGCCGTTGGACTAA